In Fluviicola taffensis DSM 16823, the following are encoded in one genomic region:
- a CDS encoding PP2C family protein-serine/threonine phosphatase, whose amino-acid sequence MQTNNISDSIVRKAFYESTEKTHVIACWVGLLLNLVWAISDYFVQPNYFVSFFGFRLGVSVASIAILLFRNQLKVSIYLCMFILVSGISIQNAYMWSVMDLAHFEEHTFAYMVLFIGTGMLVLWKGWLSWILVTITVVSNVVFYSLNSSLTVREFVINGGLMTLTVLLFSLFLIRSRYKLTYNEIKSRLDLEFSKQQLELQNVEIEQQNKSLEYKNKEITDSISYARNIQMASIPREDRFHAAFDQSFVYYMPKDIVSGDFYWIYETENVVYYATGDCTGHGVPGGFMTMLGLSFLEEIIAGKKIEDPAEVLNLLRAKIINALNQNGGAGESKDGMDITICRIDKINNILTYASANNSVYIVRKNSENPVIEKFPADRQPCGFYHNNAPFNTQTIQLQKGDSVYTLTDGFADQFGGPKGKKFRVKQLEQIILENCHKSFIEQREILASELKKWQGNLEQVDDVLIIGVSV is encoded by the coding sequence ATGCAAACAAATAACATTTCTGATTCAATCGTTCGGAAGGCATTTTATGAATCTACTGAGAAAACTCACGTTATTGCTTGTTGGGTTGGATTATTGTTAAACTTAGTTTGGGCTATTAGCGACTATTTTGTTCAGCCTAATTATTTTGTTTCATTCTTTGGATTCAGGCTTGGAGTTTCTGTTGCAAGTATTGCAATCTTACTTTTTAGAAATCAATTAAAAGTAAGTATTTATCTGTGCATGTTCATTTTGGTTTCGGGAATTTCCATTCAAAATGCATACATGTGGAGCGTGATGGATTTGGCTCATTTCGAAGAGCATACATTTGCCTACATGGTGCTGTTTATTGGAACAGGAATGTTGGTTCTTTGGAAAGGATGGTTATCTTGGATATTGGTGACAATAACAGTTGTTAGTAATGTTGTTTTTTACAGTCTCAATAGTTCTTTAACTGTTCGCGAATTTGTTATAAACGGAGGATTAATGACACTTACGGTGTTACTGTTTAGTTTGTTTTTGATCCGTTCAAGATATAAATTAACCTATAATGAAATTAAAAGTCGGTTGGATTTAGAATTCTCCAAACAACAATTAGAATTGCAAAATGTAGAGATTGAACAACAAAACAAATCACTCGAGTATAAAAACAAAGAAATTACAGATAGTATTAGTTATGCCAGAAACATACAAATGGCATCCATTCCAAGGGAAGACCGATTTCATGCTGCTTTTGATCAAAGTTTTGTTTACTACATGCCTAAAGATATTGTAAGTGGTGATTTTTATTGGATTTATGAGACTGAAAATGTTGTTTATTATGCTACTGGTGATTGCACCGGACATGGAGTTCCAGGTGGATTTATGACCATGCTTGGATTGTCATTTTTAGAGGAAATCATTGCCGGAAAGAAAATTGAAGATCCTGCAGAAGTCCTCAACTTGTTAAGAGCAAAAATAATTAATGCTTTGAATCAAAATGGTGGAGCTGGTGAATCCAAAGATGGTATGGATATTACCATTTGTCGTATTGATAAAATAAACAATATTCTAACATATGCATCAGCAAACAACAGTGTCTACATTGTTAGAAAAAACTCAGAAAATCCAGTGATCGAAAAATTTCCAGCGGATAGACAACCCTGCGGGTTTTACCATAACAATGCACCATTTAACACACAAACCATACAACTTCAAAAAGGCGATTCAGTATATACGCTTACGGATGGCTTTGCAGATCAATTTGGCGGACCAAAAGGCAAGAAATTCAGAGTAAAACAATTGGAGCAAATCATACTTGAAAATTGTCATAAATCATTTATCGAGCAGCGGGAAATTCTTGCTAGTGAATTGAAAAAATGGCAAGGAAATTTAGAACAAGTTGATGATGTGTTGATTATTGGTGTTTCAGTATAA
- a CDS encoding ATP-dependent helicase yields MNYLDGLNESQRVAVENFEGPTMVIAGAGSGKTRVLTMRIAFMIDRGVDPFNILALTFTNKAAKEMTERIGSIIGSSEAKNITMGTFHSVFSRILRINADRLGYPQNFTIYDTQDTKSLLKDIIKELNLDDKIYKPSMVYGRISAAKNNLLSADDYAHNPEIMEEDKISQRPELARIYKAYAVRCFKAGAMDFDDLLYQTNILLRDFPDVLSYYQHKFKYILVDEYQDTNFAQYLIVKKLAAVFENICVVGDDAQSIYSFRGANIQNILNFRNDYPDYKLYKLEQNYRSTQNIVEAANSIISKNKEQIQKNVWTNNDKGNLIRVIRAMTDNEEGRIIANKIFDVKHQETGDWTDFAILYRTNRQSRAFEEALRKMNIPYKIYGGLSFYQRKEIKDLLSYFRLTANQKDEEALKRVINYPKRGIGKTSWENIIIAANHHDVAIWDIISEFGKYPVSIPSATKQKISEFVIMIQSFTAQLQSQNGYQLAQTIAKSSGILKELYSEKDKGPEEVERYQNIEELLAAIKEFTVQRGEEDPGTLADFMMDVALLTDADNETEEDKNKISLMTIHSSKGLEFKHVYLVGLEENLFPSQLSINSRTELEEERRLFYVAVTRAEKNCTISYAASRFQWGNLITSEPSRFISEINQDYLSFETAYGTSQGGGGKSLNSGRGGFDKPFTGGLNRMPGSMSGQSGASKSLKSMSELTSKPGGGDENIDIKVGYNVEHERFGKGKVTKLEGAGVDRKATIFFPHAGAKTLLLKFAKLTILDID; encoded by the coding sequence ATGAATTATTTGGATGGATTAAACGAAAGTCAACGCGTTGCAGTAGAGAACTTTGAAGGCCCAACGATGGTTATTGCTGGAGCAGGATCGGGGAAAACACGAGTACTTACCATGCGAATTGCTTTTATGATTGATCGTGGAGTAGATCCGTTTAATATTTTGGCATTGACTTTCACCAATAAGGCAGCAAAGGAAATGACTGAACGAATTGGTTCTATTATTGGTTCCAGCGAGGCAAAAAACATTACGATGGGTACTTTTCACTCGGTGTTTTCTCGAATTTTGAGGATCAATGCAGATCGATTGGGCTACCCACAAAACTTCACCATTTACGATACACAAGATACCAAGAGTTTACTGAAGGATATTATCAAAGAACTTAATCTAGATGATAAAATCTACAAACCAAGTATGGTTTACGGGCGTATTTCTGCGGCGAAAAACAATTTACTTTCGGCAGACGATTATGCTCATAATCCGGAAATCATGGAGGAAGACAAGATTAGTCAACGACCAGAATTGGCTCGGATTTACAAAGCTTATGCAGTAAGATGTTTCAAAGCGGGAGCAATGGATTTTGATGATTTATTGTATCAAACTAACATCCTTTTGCGCGATTTTCCGGATGTTCTTTCCTATTACCAACATAAGTTTAAATACATTTTGGTTGATGAGTACCAGGATACCAACTTTGCGCAATATTTAATAGTAAAGAAACTAGCCGCTGTTTTTGAAAATATTTGTGTGGTTGGGGATGATGCTCAAAGTATCTATTCATTCCGCGGAGCGAATATTCAAAACATCTTGAATTTCAGAAATGACTATCCAGATTACAAACTCTATAAACTGGAACAAAACTACCGCAGTACCCAAAATATTGTAGAAGCGGCGAATAGCATCATTTCAAAAAACAAGGAACAAATCCAGAAAAACGTTTGGACGAATAACGACAAAGGAAACTTGATTCGCGTTATTCGTGCAATGACAGATAACGAGGAAGGAAGAATCATTGCCAATAAGATTTTTGATGTCAAACATCAAGAAACAGGAGACTGGACAGATTTCGCGATTTTATACCGAACCAATCGACAGTCACGGGCATTTGAGGAAGCCTTGCGAAAAATGAATATTCCTTACAAAATCTATGGTGGCCTTTCATTTTACCAACGCAAAGAAATCAAAGATCTTTTGTCGTATTTCCGTTTAACAGCAAATCAAAAAGACGAAGAAGCCTTAAAACGCGTGATCAACTACCCAAAACGAGGAATTGGAAAGACGTCTTGGGAAAACATCATCATTGCCGCAAACCATCACGATGTAGCAATTTGGGATATCATTTCTGAATTTGGAAAATATCCTGTTTCTATTCCAAGTGCTACCAAGCAAAAAATTTCGGAGTTCGTAATCATGATTCAAAGCTTTACTGCTCAATTGCAATCACAAAACGGATATCAATTAGCGCAAACCATTGCAAAAAGTTCGGGGATATTAAAAGAATTGTATTCCGAAAAAGACAAAGGTCCAGAAGAAGTTGAACGCTATCAAAATATTGAAGAGTTATTAGCAGCCATCAAAGAATTTACGGTTCAACGAGGAGAAGAAGACCCTGGAACATTGGCCGATTTCATGATGGATGTTGCATTATTGACAGATGCAGACAACGAAACAGAAGAAGATAAAAACAAGATTAGTTTGATGACTATTCACTCCAGTAAAGGATTGGAATTCAAACACGTCTATTTGGTTGGATTGGAAGAAAATTTATTCCCATCTCAACTTTCCATCAATTCGAGAACAGAATTGGAAGAAGAAAGACGCTTGTTTTATGTTGCTGTAACTAGAGCTGAAAAGAACTGTACGATTTCTTATGCTGCATCTCGTTTTCAATGGGGAAATTTAATCACCTCCGAACCAAGTAGATTTATTTCAGAAATCAATCAAGACTATTTGAGTTTTGAAACCGCTTATGGAACGTCCCAAGGCGGTGGTGGGAAATCACTCAATTCGGGAAGAGGGGGATTTGACAAACCGTTTACAGGTGGATTAAACAGGATGCCTGGTTCTATGAGTGGACAAAGCGGCGCTTCGAAAAGTTTAAAAAGTATGTCGGAATTGACTTCAAAACCAGGTGGTGGAGATGAAAACATCGACATAAAAGTGGGATACAATGTAGAGCACGAGCGATTCGGAAAAGGAAAAGTAACAAAATTAGAAGGAGCAGGAGTTGATCGAAAAGCTACAATTTTCTTCCCTCATGCAGGAGCAAAAACACTCTTATTGAAATTTGCCAAGCTTACGATATTAGACATTGATTAA
- a CDS encoding GLPGLI family protein, with amino-acid sequence MAGIRVLILLGMVFLGGEVQAQLVREGKITYERRTNVWKMFDDDRFRQMIGEKNKIKTEEFSLYFNDTVSLFSFITPDQPDPQSWMTLKNTVYNKFNEHKRFVYMDMMGNSMTVGDSLIKHTWKITDKTRKIAGYECTRVIWQKDDSTRIYAWYTTDIIATVGPENIQGLPGAVLGLATEDGSIVYFAKKVDIIAPTPEQIAQPKKKGKLTTQAELIADLTEKLKGQPMGDKIITGLFFW; translated from the coding sequence ATGGCTGGTATTAGAGTTTTGATCCTGCTAGGAATGGTTTTCTTAGGTGGGGAAGTACAAGCGCAATTGGTTCGAGAAGGTAAAATTACATACGAAAGACGCACGAACGTTTGGAAGATGTTTGATGATGACCGATTTAGACAAATGATTGGTGAAAAGAACAAAATTAAAACAGAGGAATTTAGCCTGTATTTTAATGATACGGTCTCTTTGTTTTCGTTCATTACTCCAGATCAACCAGATCCGCAAAGTTGGATGACGCTTAAGAATACGGTTTACAACAAATTCAACGAACATAAACGATTTGTGTATATGGATATGATGGGAAATTCAATGACTGTTGGAGATTCACTGATTAAACATACTTGGAAGATTACAGACAAGACCCGAAAAATTGCTGGTTATGAGTGTACACGTGTGATTTGGCAAAAAGACGATTCAACTCGTATTTATGCTTGGTATACAACGGATATAATTGCAACGGTTGGACCTGAAAACATTCAAGGATTGCCCGGTGCTGTTTTGGGTTTAGCAACGGAAGATGGAAGTATCGTTTATTTTGCTAAAAAAGTGGATATTATTGCTCCAACTCCTGAACAAATTGCGCAACCTAAGAAGAAAGGAAAACTAACTACTCAAGCAGAATTGATTGCTGATTTGACTGAAAAGTTAAAAGGACAGCCAATGGGTGATAAGATAATTACAGGTTTGTTTTTCTGGTAG
- a CDS encoding outer membrane beta-barrel protein: MKKIVLLIFFFISYLGYSQNMTIKANVVDTNTQTVVRNAVGIVKRVRDSVLLDFKRSDKYGHMEFTLPIDTVEFTIIHPEYGIFRAFFFGSKETNEFIMDTLAMPDKSTALDEVLIYANRNPIYYRGDTLVYVADSFKVKENAVVEDLIRKLPGMTIDENGKIKNQGKEIGQVLVDGDEFFGNDPTIATKNLAAKGVQTVEVYEKDAEDGSDEKVQVLDLRLKDEAKKGYFGKVNLAGGLDKFTPVNRGFYEGEFLLNSYNKNRKMAVYALGSNTPKTNLNGSDMYKFGLSEGRDWMAENDDLESFSGGGQGENEGIPNTFKGGFYLDQKFNKGARVRLNYAFSQFGVKTQTNSRSQYLLTDTSYTTDLNSYTKESYLQHQVGIKYSQRIDSLTRFEIEPKFQWNKTNQNSLSRTEFLSQRDTLTRYTTIDNGTEAIGSNLNTTFRLYKDFKNKNRKLIARYNFVGINNRSDGTLLSQDINANTDTVNYSFDQLKQNRSNSMAHTAYADYFEPLGKRFKLEFDYEFYGNNNSQRKTTLNPISGEYVDVDTLYSNQFKTDRQQHRAGAFLIYENPKLRVSVGSRFRTIDIDNRNIFTDSIINQNLNNVLPRIVFRYKFSQTTRVMIQYNTNSSLPSIDQLQPVLNNANPNFVQIGNSGLRPNYSHTVTGSFNTWKGLSGFYMYSGFSYSHIKDNFSSNTVFNQFGGSISQAINVKNSDFLYYWAGAGIPIKPIKDLSLQINANGNFTSTQNQINFINNDTRNTGIGTDLSLNYNGDSLRFEVGGGFDYNVPFNSLTTQSNQPYTTYNITAEIDWTLPFRLFIKTDATYNINTGRTSGYNVNYVIWNASLQRAFTKTGNLLFGIEAYDILNQNISNFRTVNNNVIVDQRTNIIRRYFMAKLTYRFNNFKTKEEDGNGWY; this comes from the coding sequence TTGAAAAAAATAGTACTTCTCATCTTCTTCTTTATCTCGTATTTGGGATATTCTCAAAATATGACGATTAAAGCAAATGTCGTTGATACAAATACGCAAACTGTAGTTAGAAACGCAGTAGGTATTGTGAAACGTGTCCGCGATTCTGTTTTATTGGATTTTAAACGCTCGGACAAATATGGTCACATGGAGTTTACACTTCCAATCGACACCGTTGAATTCACCATTATTCATCCAGAATATGGAATTTTTAGAGCGTTCTTTTTCGGCTCCAAAGAAACCAATGAATTCATTATGGATACTTTAGCGATGCCAGATAAAAGTACGGCCTTGGATGAAGTTCTTATTTATGCAAACCGGAATCCAATCTATTACCGAGGAGACACCTTGGTTTATGTTGCGGATTCATTTAAGGTAAAGGAAAATGCCGTCGTAGAAGATTTGATTCGGAAATTGCCAGGAATGACCATTGATGAAAATGGAAAAATCAAAAATCAAGGGAAAGAAATTGGACAAGTACTTGTTGATGGGGATGAATTTTTTGGAAATGACCCTACAATTGCAACGAAAAATTTAGCAGCAAAAGGAGTTCAAACTGTTGAGGTTTATGAGAAAGATGCTGAAGATGGTAGTGATGAAAAGGTTCAGGTACTCGATTTGAGACTCAAGGATGAAGCCAAGAAGGGATATTTCGGAAAAGTCAATCTAGCTGGTGGACTTGATAAGTTTACACCTGTCAATCGCGGGTTTTATGAAGGAGAATTTCTCCTAAATTCATACAATAAGAACCGTAAAATGGCGGTTTATGCACTGGGTTCAAATACTCCAAAAACGAATTTGAATGGAAGTGATATGTATAAATTTGGGTTATCGGAAGGTAGAGACTGGATGGCTGAAAACGATGATTTAGAGTCTTTTAGTGGTGGTGGACAAGGTGAAAATGAAGGTATACCAAATACATTTAAAGGTGGTTTTTATTTGGATCAAAAATTCAATAAAGGAGCACGTGTTCGTTTGAATTATGCCTTCTCTCAATTTGGAGTGAAAACACAAACAAATAGTCGATCCCAATATTTGTTGACAGATACTTCGTATACAACAGACTTGAATAGTTATACCAAAGAATCGTATTTGCAGCATCAAGTTGGCATTAAGTATTCTCAGCGTATTGATTCCTTGACTCGTTTTGAAATAGAACCGAAATTTCAATGGAATAAAACAAATCAAAATTCACTTTCTAGAACAGAATTCTTGTCTCAAAGAGATACCTTGACAAGATATACGACTATTGATAACGGAACGGAGGCTATTGGTTCTAATTTGAATACGACTTTCAGATTGTATAAGGATTTCAAGAATAAAAACAGAAAACTGATTGCTCGCTATAATTTTGTTGGAATCAATAATCGATCAGATGGAACTTTGTTGTCTCAAGATATCAATGCGAATACAGATACCGTGAATTATTCATTCGATCAGTTGAAGCAGAATAGAAGTAATTCAATGGCTCACACGGCTTATGCGGATTATTTCGAACCACTTGGCAAAAGATTCAAATTGGAATTTGATTATGAATTTTATGGAAACAATAACAGTCAGCGAAAAACAACCTTGAATCCAATTAGTGGAGAGTATGTAGATGTTGATACATTGTACTCGAATCAATTTAAAACAGACAGACAACAACACAGAGCAGGAGCCTTTTTAATTTATGAAAACCCCAAATTGCGCGTTTCTGTTGGCTCACGTTTCCGAACGATTGATATCGATAATAGAAACATCTTTACAGATTCAATAATCAATCAAAATTTGAATAATGTATTGCCACGAATTGTATTCCGATATAAGTTTAGTCAAACAACTCGAGTGATGATTCAATACAATACGAACTCTAGTTTGCCTTCGATTGATCAGTTGCAACCAGTTCTAAATAATGCGAATCCGAACTTTGTTCAAATTGGTAACTCTGGATTGAGACCGAATTATTCACATACGGTAACGGGTAGTTTCAATACTTGGAAAGGATTATCTGGATTCTATATGTATTCTGGATTTAGTTATTCTCACATTAAGGATAATTTCAGCTCCAATACAGTCTTTAATCAGTTTGGAGGTTCCATTTCACAAGCAATCAATGTAAAGAACTCTGACTTCTTGTACTATTGGGCTGGAGCAGGAATTCCGATTAAACCTATTAAGGATTTGAGTTTGCAAATCAATGCAAATGGTAATTTCACATCTACTCAAAATCAAATCAATTTTATCAATAATGATACTAGAAATACAGGTATTGGAACTGATTTGTCTTTGAATTACAATGGTGATTCATTGCGTTTCGAAGTGGGTGGTGGATTTGATTACAATGTTCCTTTCAACTCGTTGACAACACAATCCAATCAGCCTTATACAACTTATAATATTACTGCTGAAATTGATTGGACTTTGCCGTTTAGACTGTTCATTAAAACAGATGCAACATACAATATCAATACTGGAAGAACGAGCGGATATAATGTCAATTATGTGATTTGGAATGCATCATTGCAAAGAGCGTTCACGAAAACTGGAAACTTATTGTTCGGAATTGAAGCGTATGATATCTTGAATCAAAACATTAGCAATTTTCGAACAGTTAATAATAACGTGATTGTGGATCAAAGAACGAACATTATTCGTCGATACTTCATGGCAAAATTGACTTATAGATTTAATAATTTTAAAACAAAAGAAGAAGATGGGAATGGCTGGTATTAG
- a CDS encoding single-stranded DNA-binding protein: MLRNQVTLVGRLGSDATITTFENGSMVARFQFAVEGEKKNADSEKGLFYRMFAWGNTASFLTSYCQKGSKLAVSGRLVNRTYIDKEGFAKRVTEVEVRQVVKF; this comes from the coding sequence AAGTTACCTTGGTGGGGCGTCTGGGATCAGACGCCACCATCACCACTTTCGAGAATGGATCCATGGTTGCACGTTTCCAATTTGCAGTTGAAGGTGAGAAGAAAAACGCTGACTCCGAGAAAGGATTGTTTTACCGCATGTTTGCTTGGGGAAATACCGCAAGCTTCCTGACGAGTTACTGTCAGAAAGGTTCAAAATTGGCCGTTTCTGGAAGATTAGTCAATCGAACGTACATCGATAAAGAAGGTTTTGCAAAACGCGTTACCGAAGTTGAAGTTCGACAAGTTGTTAAGTTTTGA